A section of the Kluyveromyces lactis strain NRRL Y-1140 chromosome F complete sequence genome encodes:
- the GSH2 gene encoding glutathione synthase (similar to uniprot|Q08220 Saccharomyces cerevisiae YOL049W GSH2 Glutathione synthetase catalyzes the ATP-dependent synthesis of glutathione (GSH) from gamma-glutamylcysteine and glycine induced by oxidative stress and heat shock), whose amino-acid sequence MSSTESYPKFPAISTKKLQDGLQSEIFRWALTNGLAMYPPNFKPELATVAPITLFPTPLPNEAFQKAIDVQTIYNALYASISQNKNDWLAKETEKLAKSDPEFTGRLWTLYKRAKEYGIVQDLALGVFRSDYLINSDNNQIKQVEFNTVSVSFGGLSTKVGELHDYLNKSGNYSDNGEVFYDQDIPISPSAELLATGLATAINKYQPADKNKRPIVAFIVQNGERNVFDQSILALNLLSKYDTKSVRLTIHEIHEATRLDPETKRLYHKTTGQEIGLVYFRSGYAPSDFVSEQDWENRLTLEISYAIKAPNLLTQLSGTKKIQQLLTDPKILKEFLSDTESLDHLLPTFVKIYPLDSSVLGEIGKKLALTEPENYVLKPQREGGGNNIYKEDIPGFLESVDEDEWSAYILMELITPKSTEENFVIRGQELFNVPILSELGIFGTILFDHNNIYSNEYAGWLLRSKFSSSNEGGVAAGFGCVDSVVLY is encoded by the coding sequence GGACTAGCAATGTACCCACCGAACTTCAAACCAGAACTTGCAACTGTAGCACCAATTACATTATTCCCAACTCCATTGCCAAACGAAGCTTTTCAGAAGGCCATTGATGTCCAAACTATTTACAATGCATTGTACGCAAGTATTTCACAGAACAAGAATGATTGGTTGGcgaaagaaacagaaaagCTAGCCAAATCGGATCCAGAGTTTACCGGTAGACTCTGGACTTTGTACAAGAGAGCTAAAGAGTACGGTATCGTGCAAGATCTAGCATTGGGGGTTTTCCGCTCGGATTATCTCATCAACAGCGATAATAATCAGATCAAGCAAGTGGAATTTAACACCGTCTCTGTGTCGTTTGGCGGTCTTTCAACAAAAGTAGGAGAACTTCATGATTACCTAAACAAAAGTGGGAACTATTCGGATAATGGTGAGGTCTTTTATGATCAGGATATACCTATCTCACCTTCAGCTGAATTACTCGCTACAGGCTTAGCAACTGCCATTAACAAGTACCAACCGGCTGACAAGAATAAAAGACCAATTGTGGCTTtcattgttcaaaatggGGAAAGAAATGTATTTGATCAGAGCATTTTAGCTCTTAACCTCTTGTCAAAATACGATACTAAATCCGTGAGATTAACCATTCACGAGATCCATGAAGCAACTAGATTAGACCCTGAGACTAAAAGATTATATCACAAGACAACTGGACAAGAAATTGGTTTAGTTTACTTCAGGTCAGGTTACGCTCCAAGTGATTTTGTTTCAGAGCAGGATTGGGAAAACAGACTAACTCTTGAAATCTCTTATGCTATTAAGGCTCCTAATTTACTAACACAGCTTTCAGGTACCAAGAAGATTCAGCAATTACTAACTGATCCCAAGATTCTGAAAGAATTTTTATCCGATACTGAATCTTTAGATCATCTTTTACCAACATTTGTCAAAATATATCCATTGGATTCATCTGTGTTGGGTGAAATCGGCAAGAAGTTAGCCCTTACCGAACCTGAGAACTATGTGTTAAAACCTCAAAGAGAAGGTGGTGGAAACAATATATACAAGGAAGATATCCCTGGGTTCTTAGAATCAGTTGACGAGGACGAATGGAGTGCATACATTTTAATGGAACTGATAACACCCAAATCGACAGAAGAAAACTTCGTTATCAGAGGGCAGGAATTATTCAACGTTCCCATCTTAAGTGAACTTGGTATATTTGGTACGATTTTATTTGATCATAATAATATTTATTCTAATGAATATGCTGGATGGTTATTAAGGTCTAAATTTAGCTCTTCCAACGAAGGCGGCGTAGCAGCGGGCTTTGGCTGCGTCGATAGCGTAGTGTTATATTAA